Part of the bacterium genome, CCCGGCCGAGACCAGTCGCACCGCCTCCCTGGCCGCCTGCGTGGGGTCCGGAGTATCCACAATCCGGTAGTCCTCTTCACTCATGGCGAGCGCCCTCATCAGCGGCAGTATCTCCTCCTTCCGACCGGTCAGTATCGCACGAACCAGTCCGGCTCGGAAGGCGTCATGAACCGCCTCTAGAACGTGTTCATCGGCGGCCTGTGCTACGGTGAGTCGCTTGGGGCCGACGTCTGCCGCGAGCTCCTTGGCCCTTTGATACATTACCTCAAAATTAGAGATCACCATGTCCCCTTATCGCTATTAAACAGTGCATTGATAGGCTCAATCTGGCGGAATCTGCCTCTTGCAGCTTCAGTCCAGTCCAAGCTTGCTAAAACTATCACAAACGGGCGGTCGTTCAAGTCAAAAGCAGAGCTTCACCTCGACGTCCTTCCAATATACAGGCTTTTGGCCCTCGTGCTTTCATCCTTCGTAGTACTTCCGGCCTTCGTAGCCACTTCGGCGGAGTAGGCACGGAGAACGGGTCGTAGCCTTTGCAGACTCGTGCTACGTAGCGAAGCTACTTCGCAGAGTAGCAGTAGTATTGGCGGTGCGGATAGGCCCGGCCAAGATTCGCTCAAAAGCTGATTCGGCCGTACCCTCGCTGAATTCGATGCCAATGGAGCAACGATTCAAGGATCGGGCAACTACGGACGTGGTGCCGCTGCCGAGGAACGGGTCGAGGACCAGGTCGCCCTCGTTTGAGCACGCCAAGATCACTCGCCTCATGTATGTCTCCGGAATTTGATTGTGATGGCCTGGCCGCCGCTCCTTGTTGGTGCCCTGTATCCGGCCGAGATAGGGCCCATACCAAACGTCCAGCGGGACGCGAAGCCCTGGCCGCCGCGTTCTGCGCGTTCTTGCGTCACCATAGACTGCTGCGCGGTCAGAAGAGACCAGAATCGCATCAGGATTCCAAATGCGGTTCTTGCGGTCGCGGGCGAAATAGAGGACGTGGGCTTTCGAGACGATGAAGTTCGTGTCTCTGCACTGGCCGAAGCGAAAGTGCCATATACACCAATTGATCATCTGAAGCCCGCGGCCTTGTAAGTGTATGACGACCTCGGCGGCTGAATCGTCCGGGATGTTGACCCAGAGCGAGCCGCGAGGCGCAAGGACCCGGATGCAGGCGTCGAGCCACTGGTATGTGAACTCGAGATAATCCTGCCGCTTCATGTTGTCGTTCCAGTCGGTGTATGGGACGTTCCAGTTGAACGGCGGGTCCGCGAAGATCAGATCGACGCTCCCCTGCGGCAGGCTCGCGAGCACCTGACGGCAGTCGCCGACGTAAACATCCGTCTGAGGATCCGAAAGATGATAATTCGGTCTTAACTCCGGCACGAGCTTAACCGCTTTTAGAAGGTCTTTTTGATCTCCCATTTTCCCCACTTATTCCACGCCCTTAAAGCATCCGTAATATACTACTAAACACCGGGAAGCTTTCCCAGATTCAACGCCGAAGAGTTCCCCCATTCTGTCTTGGCGTGATTCTGGGCGCCGCTTTCGCTTCATGGGGCTTGCCGCAGCCTGCTTGGGGTGTAGGCATACCACCACCCCAAGGCTCCGAACTATAACATATTCACATATACACAGCGCCCTCATGCACGGCGTCCGGTCCGGTCCGATTCCATCTGGAACCATGCAGAATCGGACCCACATACCAGATAAACCGACGAGCCCCCGCTGAGGCGAGTTCGGCACGTGGGAGCCGACCGAGCACATCCCCCGGCCAAGAGACTAATGGTCAAGACTCCCTCAGCTTCCTCCGCAGCTCCGTCAGCTTTGAGAGTGCCTCCAGCGGCGTCATCGTGTCCGGGTCGAGCGACTCCAGCTCCTTCAGAACAGGGCTTTGCGGGGCAGGGGCAGCGAAGAGCTGCAGCTGGGGGGCCCCACCAAGCCTCTTACGCCGTGCAGTGCGCGCCAAGCTCGGCGTCCAGTCGCTTGCAAACTCATCTCGCTCGAGGTTGCTGAGTATCTCCTTCGCACGAGCTATAACTCCCTTGGGAAGCCCGGCGAGGCGCGCCACCTGGATGCCATAGCTCCGGTCCGCGCTGCCCGGTATGACCTTGCGCAAGAACACGATCTTATCTCCCCACTCCCTGACTGAGACGTTGAAGTTCTTGACGCGATCGAGCATCAGCGCGAGCTCGGCCAGCTCGTGAAAGTGTGTCGCAAAGAGCGTGCGCGCGGCGACCTTTTTTTTGTTGTGCAAGTACTCGGCGACCGCCCATGCAATAGAAAGCCCGTCGTAGGTGCTCGTCCCACGGCCGATCTCGTCGAGAACGATGAGGCTTCTCGGCGTCGCGTTGTTCAGGATATTGGCGGTCTCGTTCATCTCGACCATGAAGGTGCTCTGGCCTCGAAGGAGGAAATCGGTCGCACCCACCCGCGTGAACACCTTGTCAACTATGCCGATCTGCGCCTCGCTTGCCGGCACGAAACAGCCCGTCTGGGCCATGATGACGATCAGCGCCACCTGGCGTATATAGGTCGATTTGCCGGCCATGTTCGGCCCGGTAATGATTAGAATCTGATTGCTTGCGCAGTCCACACAAACGTCGTTCGGGACGAACTCCTGAGCGAGATACACCTGCTCCACCACGGGATGACGCCCGTCCCTTACGACGATGCTCATGCCGTCGTTGACGGTCGGACGAGCGTAGCGGTTCTCCGAGGCGACCTGAGCAAACGAGCCCAAAACGTCCATCGTGGCGACCGCCCTCGCGGCCTTCTGAATCCGCAGCGTCTCCTGGGCAATTGACTTCCTAAGCGCCTGGAAGAGCTGATACTCCAGCTCAGCGATTTTCTCATCAGCTGACAGAACTTTCTCCTCCCACTCCTTCAGCTCCGCCGTAGCGAACCGTTCTGCGCCCAAGAGCGTCTGTTTCCTGATGTAATCCACAGGAACCCTGTCCGACGCGCTCTTCTTCACCTCGATGTAATAACCGAACACACGGTTGTAACCGATCTTGAGGTTCTGAATCCCCGTGCGACTGCGCTCCTGCGCCTCAAGCCCCGCAATGAACTTCTTGCCGTCACGCGCAATTGACCGCAGCTCGTCGAGCGACTCGTCCCAGCCGTCGTTGAACATCCCGCCGTCTCGCACGGTGAAAGGTGGGTCAGAAACGACCGCCTCGGCCAGCGTGTTGGCGACGTCCGCAAGCGTGTCAGCGTTCTCGAAAAGTGAGGCCAAAAGTGGCGAACTGGCCTTACTCAAAGTCTTGTAGAGCTTCGGAAGAACGGAGAGTGATTCTCTGAGCGAGACGAGGTCCCTTGCATTTGCAGTCCCAAGATCGATACGCGAAATCAGCCGCTCGATGTCCCGGACCTCTCTCAGCAACTGACGCATCTCGTCTCTCAGCAGGAAATTGTCCCTAAGCTCCGCAACCGAGTCGAGACGCTGGTCTATCGCCTCGACGTTGATCAGTGGGTGCAAAAGCCAGCGCCTCAGAAGCCTCGCGCCCATCGCCGTCTCCGTTTTGTCTATAAGCCAAAGAAGCGAGCCTTTCCGCTTGCCGTCGATCGCGATTCTCGTTATCTCCAGGTTTCGCAGCGTTGCCTCGTCGAGCTG contains:
- a CDS encoding DNA methyltransferase, with the translated sequence MGDQKDLLKAVKLVPELRPNYHLSDPQTDVYVGDCRQVLASLPQGSVDLIFADPPFNWNVPYTDWNDNMKRQDYLEFTYQWLDACIRVLAPRGSLWVNIPDDSAAEVVIHLQGRGLQMINWCIWHFRFGQCRDTNFIVSKAHVLYFARDRKNRIWNPDAILVSSDRAAVYGDARTRRTRRPGLRVPLDVWYGPYLGRIQGTNKERRPGHHNQIPETYMRRVILACSNEGDLVLDPFLGSGTTSVVARSLNRCSIGIEFSEGTAESAFERILAGPIRTANTTATLRSSFAT
- the mutS gene encoding DNA mismatch repair protein MutS, translating into MAKTTPMMKQYKRIRAQYPDCMMLFRMGDFYEMFGEDAVLGSKLLDIALTSRNRGKPGEVPLCGIPYHALEVYLSKLIRKGYKVAICEQVEDPKTAQGVVKRDVVRVVTPGTVVEPGLLSDKESSYICSVHIDRDGVGFAVIDLSTGDFRVTELRGVDSAVALRDELSRWEPKELVVQERLVDSQLVKGLLGEEPKMMLTSLEDWVFEHDYGYRQMIEHFEVHSLDGFGCENKPLAIAAGGALLHQLHKTQKRDLSHITAVEFHSDSAFMQLDEATLRNLEITRIAIDGKRKGSLLWLIDKTETAMGARLLRRWLLHPLINVEAIDQRLDSVAELRDNFLLRDEMRQLLREVRDIERLISRIDLGTANARDLVSLRESLSVLPKLYKTLSKASSPLLASLFENADTLADVANTLAEAVVSDPPFTVRDGGMFNDGWDESLDELRSIARDGKKFIAGLEAQERSRTGIQNLKIGYNRVFGYYIEVKKSASDRVPVDYIRKQTLLGAERFATAELKEWEEKVLSADEKIAELEYQLFQALRKSIAQETLRIQKAARAVATMDVLGSFAQVASENRYARPTVNDGMSIVVRDGRHPVVEQVYLAQEFVPNDVCVDCASNQILIITGPNMAGKSTYIRQVALIVIMAQTGCFVPASEAQIGIVDKVFTRVGATDFLLRGQSTFMVEMNETANILNNATPRSLIVLDEIGRGTSTYDGLSIAWAVAEYLHNKKKVAARTLFATHFHELAELALMLDRVKNFNVSVREWGDKIVFLRKVIPGSADRSYGIQVARLAGLPKGVIARAKEILSNLERDEFASDWTPSLARTARRKRLGGAPQLQLFAAPAPQSPVLKELESLDPDTMTPLEALSKLTELRRKLRES